One window from the genome of Gimesia aquarii encodes:
- a CDS encoding aldehyde dehydrogenase family protein, protein MATDILDTVAVAPRIRQTQLLIDGEWRDAVSGKTFETVNPATEEVIANVAEGDAADIDLAVKAARNAFESGPWSKMDARDRGQLIYRLADLVEKNIEELAALESLDNGKPIRDSLAADLPLVIDCLRYYAGWSDKIEGTTIPIRGNHFCYTRREPLGVAGQIIPWNFPLLMVAWKWAPALTAGCTIVMKPAEQTPLSCLRMAELAMEAGIPPGVINVIPGYGPTAGASLVKHPDVDKIAFTGEDATAKIIMADAAATLKRLTFELGGKSPNIVFADSDLDAAVAGAEFGLFFNQGQCCCAGSRLFVEESVHKEFVAKLVERAASRKLGDPLNPETTQGPQVDHAQMEKILSYIQKGNAAGAHCVTGGTRFGDKGYFVEPTIFDYVTDDMPIATDEIFGPVLSILPFKSIDEVVNRANNTHFGLAAAIWTSDVKKAHHLANRIKAGTVWVNCYDVFDAAAPFGGFKQSGIGRELGAAGLANYTELKTVTMSLD, encoded by the coding sequence ATGGCGACAGACATTCTTGATACCGTAGCAGTTGCTCCTCGCATCCGACAGACTCAGCTACTCATTGACGGAGAGTGGCGAGACGCGGTTAGTGGTAAAACCTTTGAGACCGTGAATCCTGCTACGGAAGAAGTGATTGCGAATGTTGCAGAGGGAGATGCCGCTGATATTGATCTAGCGGTCAAAGCCGCCCGAAACGCATTTGAATCTGGTCCATGGTCAAAAATGGATGCACGTGACCGAGGTCAGTTAATATATCGTCTGGCTGATTTAGTTGAAAAAAATATCGAAGAACTAGCTGCATTAGAATCATTAGACAATGGAAAGCCAATTCGAGATAGTCTTGCTGCCGATTTACCGCTCGTAATTGATTGCCTGCGCTACTACGCTGGCTGGTCAGATAAAATAGAAGGGACCACGATTCCAATTCGGGGCAATCATTTTTGTTATACCCGTCGAGAGCCACTGGGTGTTGCGGGGCAAATCATTCCCTGGAATTTTCCGCTATTGATGGTGGCATGGAAGTGGGCACCCGCATTAACGGCGGGTTGTACAATCGTGATGAAGCCAGCTGAGCAGACACCACTATCATGCTTGAGGATGGCGGAATTGGCGATGGAAGCGGGGATTCCACCTGGTGTAATTAATGTCATTCCAGGCTATGGCCCTACAGCAGGTGCATCTTTGGTGAAACATCCTGACGTAGATAAAATTGCTTTCACCGGTGAAGATGCAACCGCAAAAATTATTATGGCTGATGCAGCGGCGACTTTGAAACGACTCACATTCGAGCTGGGTGGCAAAAGTCCGAATATTGTCTTTGCAGACAGTGATCTCGACGCTGCGGTTGCAGGAGCGGAATTTGGTTTGTTCTTTAATCAAGGGCAATGTTGCTGTGCGGGAAGCCGACTGTTCGTGGAGGAATCAGTCCATAAGGAATTTGTTGCCAAGCTTGTTGAGAGAGCAGCGTCTCGCAAGTTAGGCGATCCATTAAATCCGGAAACGACTCAAGGTCCACAGGTCGATCACGCTCAGATGGAGAAAATTCTAAGTTACATCCAAAAAGGAAACGCGGCAGGCGCACATTGTGTCACGGGGGGGACACGATTTGGTGACAAGGGATATTTTGTCGAGCCGACGATTTTTGATTATGTAACCGATGATATGCCCATTGCAACTGATGAAATTTTCGGTCCGGTGCTGAGTATATTGCCTTTCAAAAGTATCGATGAAGTCGTGAACCGGGCAAACAATACTCATTTTGGATTAGCTGCGGCAATCTGGACCAGTGATGTCAAAAAAGCGCATCATTTGGCTAACCGCATCAAAGCGGGGACAGTTTGGGTAAACTGTTACGAT